One Glycine soja cultivar W05 chromosome 2, ASM419377v2, whole genome shotgun sequence genomic region harbors:
- the LOC114390859 gene encoding nucleolar protein 16-like, with protein MGRSRRKYKQSRTKVRVGLPKKNPRLFKPSFSVPPKLLRTLAEEPQWDDQGTVNSNYSSFGVLSDPNSLTEPSPDPQTFDSGSDLEEDDLKSALGKKRRDGRSAPPQPLTAMQRIHISRLVDKYGNDYQSMLMDIKLNPMQHSIGTLQKLCMRYHIYQNKNPLLKAK; from the exons ATGGGAAGGTCGAGAAGAAAGTACAAGCAATCGAGAACCAAGGTCCGTGTGGGACTCCCTAAGAAGAACCCTAGGCTTTTCAAACCCTCTTTCTCCGTTCCACCCAAGCTCTTGCGAACCCTCGCCGAAGAGCCCCAATGGGACGACCAAGGCACCGTTAACAGCAACTACTCCTCCTTCGGCGTTCTCTCCGACCCTAACTCCCTCACCGAGCCTTCTCCCGATCCTCAAACCTTCGATTCCGGCAGCGATCTCGAAGAAGACG ACTTGAAATCAGCCCTAGGAAAGAAGCGAAGGGATGGGAGAAGCGCGCCGCCTCAGCCTCTGACTGCAATGCAACGGATTCATATTAGTCGCCTTGTCGATAAATACGGAAATGATTATCAG AGTATGTTGATGGATATAAAGCTGAATCCGATGCAGCATTCAATTGGAACTTTGCAGAAGCTATGCATGAGGTATCATATATACCAAAACAAGAACCCTCTCCTTAAGGCCAAATGA
- the LOC114390875 gene encoding uncharacterized protein LOC114390875 isoform X2 — MAASSSEKQVVVIGIDDSEQSTYALNWALDNFFPSPIFKLVLIHSRPTATSAVGFAGPGAAEVLPIVDSDLRKIGARVLETAKQLCINKSVNDVTAEVVEGDPRNVLCDAVDKYRAAMLVVGSHGYGAIKRAVLGSVSDYCAHHAHCTVMIVKKPKIKH; from the exons ATGGCAGCGTCGTCGTCAGAGAAGCAAGTGGTGGTGATAGGCATAGACGACAGCGAGCAGAGCACGTACGCGTTGAATTGGGCTCTGGATAACTTTTTCCCGAGCCCAATTTTCAAGCTCGTTCTCATCCACTCCAGGCCCACCGCCACCTCCGCTGTGGGCTTCGCCGGCCCTG GAGCCGCTGAGGTCTTGCCTATTGTAGATTCCGATTTGAGAAAGATTGGCGCCAGAGTCCTCGAAACCGCTAAACAACTTTGCATCAACAAATCC GTAAATGATGTGACAGCAGAAGTGGTGGAAGGTGATCCTAGAAATGTTCTTTGTGATGCTGTAGATAAGTACCGTGCTGCAATGTTGGTTGTGGGTAGTCATGGTTATGGGGCTATAAAAAG ggCGGTTTTAGGTAGTGTCAGTGACTATTGTGCTCATCATGCTCACTGCACTGTGATGATCGTGAAGAAGCCAAAAATCAAACACTGA
- the LOC114390875 gene encoding uncharacterized protein LOC114390875 isoform X3, whose product MAASSSEKQVVVIGIDDSEQSTYALNWALDNFFPSPIFKLVLIHSRPTATSAVGFAGPDSDLRKIGARVLETAKQLCINKSVNDVTAEVVEGDPRNVLCDAVDKYRAAMLVVGSHGYGAIKRAVLGSVSDYCAHHAHCTVMIVKKPKIKH is encoded by the exons ATGGCAGCGTCGTCGTCAGAGAAGCAAGTGGTGGTGATAGGCATAGACGACAGCGAGCAGAGCACGTACGCGTTGAATTGGGCTCTGGATAACTTTTTCCCGAGCCCAATTTTCAAGCTCGTTCTCATCCACTCCAGGCCCACCGCCACCTCCGCTGTGGGCTTCGCCGGCCCTG ATTCCGATTTGAGAAAGATTGGCGCCAGAGTCCTCGAAACCGCTAAACAACTTTGCATCAACAAATCC GTAAATGATGTGACAGCAGAAGTGGTGGAAGGTGATCCTAGAAATGTTCTTTGTGATGCTGTAGATAAGTACCGTGCTGCAATGTTGGTTGTGGGTAGTCATGGTTATGGGGCTATAAAAAG ggCGGTTTTAGGTAGTGTCAGTGACTATTGTGCTCATCATGCTCACTGCACTGTGATGATCGTGAAGAAGCCAAAAATCAAACACTGA
- the LOC114390875 gene encoding uncharacterized protein LOC114390875 isoform X1 produces the protein MAASSSEKQVVVIGIDDSEQSTYALNWALDNFFPSPIFKLVLIHSRPTATSAVGFAGPVFAGAAEVLPIVDSDLRKIGARVLETAKQLCINKSVNDVTAEVVEGDPRNVLCDAVDKYRAAMLVVGSHGYGAIKRAVLGSVSDYCAHHAHCTVMIVKKPKIKH, from the exons ATGGCAGCGTCGTCGTCAGAGAAGCAAGTGGTGGTGATAGGCATAGACGACAGCGAGCAGAGCACGTACGCGTTGAATTGGGCTCTGGATAACTTTTTCCCGAGCCCAATTTTCAAGCTCGTTCTCATCCACTCCAGGCCCACCGCCACCTCCGCTGTGGGCTTCGCCGGCCCTG TGTTTGCAGGAGCCGCTGAGGTCTTGCCTATTGTAGATTCCGATTTGAGAAAGATTGGCGCCAGAGTCCTCGAAACCGCTAAACAACTTTGCATCAACAAATCC GTAAATGATGTGACAGCAGAAGTGGTGGAAGGTGATCCTAGAAATGTTCTTTGTGATGCTGTAGATAAGTACCGTGCTGCAATGTTGGTTGTGGGTAGTCATGGTTATGGGGCTATAAAAAG ggCGGTTTTAGGTAGTGTCAGTGACTATTGTGCTCATCATGCTCACTGCACTGTGATGATCGTGAAGAAGCCAAAAATCAAACACTGA